A genomic region of Miscanthus floridulus cultivar M001 chromosome 3, ASM1932011v1, whole genome shotgun sequence contains the following coding sequences:
- the LOC136543691 gene encoding uncharacterized protein, protein MGKMKPRDYVEAGVGAAGGFAGSTVGKVAGAAVGALFGPVGVAVGTVAGAIAGSATGRRLGTKAVEKTMGSHVEDLKKKVDDLERENTRLFGDKDTLQKELKETKAALGYRVRELEHTRRAALMFIDAADTYQEAAEKQIKQKVGELEDTRKAALVFMDAADTYQEAVEKQIKKKVEELEDSRKAALVFMDAADAYQEAAEKQIKAKIEELEDTRKAALVFMDAADTYQEAAEKQIKAKTEELEDTRKAALVFMNAADTYQGEAEKEMKAKIEELEDTRKAALVFMDAADTYQEAAEKQIKAKTEELDTRKAALVFINAADTYQGEAEKEIKVKIEELEDTREAAPAFTREVLAENDKLRLEVLVAEKKYSMSEAEANRLKTELGVFVISMMPYLILAFLCTTT, encoded by the exons ATGGGGAAGATGAAGCCGCGCGATTACGTCGAGGCTGGAGTGGGGGCCGCGGGAGGTTTTGCAGGGAGTACCGTGGGGAAAGTGGCGGGAGCTGCAGTTGGGGCTTTATTTGGTCCAGTGGGGGTTGCAGTCGGGACTGTAGCCGGGGCTATAGCCGGGAGTGCAACCGGGCGTCGACTGGGGACTAAAG CTGTAGAGAAGACCATGGGCAGTCATGTGGAGGACTTGAAGAAGAAGGTGGATGACTTGGAGAGGGAGAATACCAGGCTGTTCGGTGATAAGGACACACTCCAGAAGGAACTGAAGGAGACGAAGGCAGCGCTGGGGTATAGGGTGCGGGAGTTGGAGCACACGAGGAGGGCAGCTCTAATGTTCATAGACGCTGCCGATACTtaccaagaagcagcagaaaaaCAAATCAAGCAAAAGGTGGGAGAACTGGAGGACACAAGGAAGGCAGCTCTGGTGTTCATGGACGCTGCCGATACGTACCAAGAAGCAGTAGAAAAACAAATTAAGAAAAAGGTGGAAGAACTGGAGGACTCAAGGAAGGCAGCTCTGGTGTTCATGGACGCTGCCGATGCGTACCAAGAAGCAGCAGAGAAGCAAATCAAGGCAAAGATAGAGGAATTAGAGGACACAAGGAAGGCGGCTCTAGTGTTCATGGACGCTGCCGATACGtaccaagaagcagcagaaaagcAAATCAAGGCAAAGACAGAGGAACTGGAGGACACAAGGAAGGCAGCTCTGGTATTCATGAACGCTGCCGATACATAccaaggagaagcagagaaggaaATGAAGGCAAAGATAGAGGAATTAGAGGACACAAGGAAGGCAGCTCTGGTGTTCATGGACGCTGCCGATACGtaccaagaagcagcagaaaagcAAATCAAGGCAAAGACAGAGGAATTGGACACAAGAAAGGCAGCTCTGGTGTTCATAAACGCTGCTGATACATAccaaggagaagcagagaaggaaATTAAGGTAAAGATAGAGGAATTAGAGGACACGAGGGAGGCGGCTCCAGCGTTCACAAGGGAGGTCCTGGC TGAAAATGATAAGCTTCGGCTGGAGGTTTTAGTCGCAGAGAAGAAATATAGCATGTCTGAAGCAGAGGCTAATAGGCTCAAGACAGAATTAGGTGTGTTCGTGATTAGCATGATGCCGTATTTGATTTTGGCTTTCCTGTGTACAACAACGTGA
- the LOC136543690 gene encoding uncharacterized protein, with translation MECLWAEALDSGDSAATPLAQPLPPPFAQTPPPPSPSEPNPLSSTTPATPSLPEVPPSPCPVQPDVVPPRAAFKSAAQAPAGRPGHRFQELLLPDFYSTAAPLLLGVPLPKPGTLWLTPSFSSAPTTLNSNQVSNILSFCLTSPPVVLKARSIRPFLFHVLVASENVARFIALRGHLRLGSMEVDVHGDEARAAAAADRLAGPAFNTPQRSPTGGPKCVVTSGSAADNGDPCIYRANNLALCGAPRPVQPASFLQAVLKPPQPTPVTAPRRFRASPNACYRCLAVDHHVKDCRDPVRCGRCGGYGHMVRNCRTPRSARLRWAVKRSPRNPGSPPPASHGVARPVPVVLHVPSRPASSPPSSSVLQSPTVDPINRVASSSANPPAPQLPPMAPPPREPTSAPDTPLPRFGPVRPPARDLPRPFGNLRLVPGFPGFDSFFYGLVRPFPLAPLPRLPVILPSTVLEPWDPVPSTPLCSYPLLALPWHNVDNTTPAPPPSPAVQHLQPRRGRRPVGRPGPSGAPEASSGLPVAPDRLPQPRRGRAPAGRQPQRASSRLAARESGSFVDMTTKAVNRKALRESLVLYISRLN, from the exons ATGGAGTGCCTCTGGGCCGAAGCTCTCGACTCGGGCGACTCAGCGGCGACGCCCCTCGcgcagccgctgccgccgccgtttGCCCAGACCCCTCCGCCACCTTCACCCTCTGAGCCCAACCCCCTCTCTTCCACCACCCCAGCTACGCCGTCATTGCCTGAGGTGCCCCCGTCGCCTTGTCCTGTGCAACCCGACGTCGTCCCTCCCCGTGCTGCGTTCAAGTCTGCCGCTCAGGCTCCCGCCGGGAGGCCGGGCCACCGCTTCCAGGAGCTGCTTCTCCCCGACTTCTACTCCACGGCAGCGCCATTGTTGCTGGGAGTCCCTCTCCCCAAGCCAGGTACTCTCTGGCTTACACCCTCCTTCTCCTCCGCCCCCACCACCCTCAACTCCAACCAGGTCTCCAATATTCTCTCCTTCTGCTTGACGTCCCCTCCAGTGGTCTTGAAAGCACGATCCATTCGCCCATTCTTGTTCCACGTGTTAGTCGCGTCCGAGAATGTCGCTCGTTTCATTGCGCTGCGTGGTCACCTTCGTTTGGGATCCATGGAGGTCGACGTCCATGGCGACGAAGCACgtgcggcggccgcggccgatCGTTTGGCTGGGCCCGCCTTCAATACGCCCCAACGGTCCCCCACT GGCGGCCCAAAATGCGTCGTCACGTCAGGCAGCGCGGCTGACAATGGCGACCCCTGCATTTACCGTGCCAACAACCTTGCACTGTGCGGCGCACCGAGGCCCGTCCAGCCGGCCTCCTTCCTCCAGGCGGTGTTAAAGCCGCCTCAACCTACTCCCGTCACAGCGCCTAGACGCTTCCGTGCTAGCCCCAACGCTTGTTACCGCTGCCTCGCCGTCGACCATCACGTCAAGGATTGCCGCGACCCTGTCCGGTGTGGGCGCTGTGGTGGTTATGGCCACATGGTTCGCAACTGCAGAACTCCGCGCTCGGCGCGCCTGCGTTGGGCGGTCAAACGCTCCCCGCGCAACCCTGGGTCGCCGCCTCCTGCTTCGCACGGGGTGGCGAGGCCTGTCCCTGTCGTCCTGCATGTTCCCTCTCGCCCCGCGTCGTCGCCTCCCTCCTCCTCGGTCCTCCAGTCCCCCACCGTTGACCCCATCAACCGTGTAGCCTCCTCTAGCGCCAACCCACCAGCACCCCAGTTACCACCCATGGCACCGCCTCCCCGCGAGCCCACGAGTGCGCCGGACACCCCTCTCCCGCGGTTCGGCCCTGTGCGTCCCCCTGCCCGGGACCTGCCCCGCCCCTTCGGCAACCTGCGGCTCGTCCCTGGCTTCCCAGGCTTCGACTCGTTCTTCTACGGCCTGGTGCGCCCTTTCCCGCTTGCACCGCTGCCGCGCCTCCCGGTCATCCTCCCGTCGACGGTGCTGGAGCCGTGGGACCCGGTGCCCTCCACGCCTCTCTGCTCCTATCCGCTCCTCGCTCTCCCCTGGCACAACGTCGACAACActacgcccgcgccgccgccgtccccggCGGTCCAGCACCTCCAGCCGCGCCGCGGTCGTCGCCCGGTCGGGCGCCCGGGTCCTTCTGGTGCCCCTGAAGCCTCCTCGGGCCTACCGGTTGCTCCTGATCGCCTGCCGCAGCCTCGCCGCGGTCGCGCTCCTGCTGGGCGCCAACCTCAGCGTGCTAGCTCCAGGCTTGCTGCTCGGGAGTCTGGCTCCTTCGTCGACATGACCACAAAGGCGGTCAACAGGAAGGCTCTTCGGGAGAGCCTTGTACTCTACATTTCAAGATTGAACTAA